Proteins encoded in a region of the Mycteria americana isolate JAX WOST 10 ecotype Jacksonville Zoo and Gardens chromosome 9, USCA_MyAme_1.0, whole genome shotgun sequence genome:
- the FZD7 gene encoding frizzled-7, protein MRAGGEGGGGAAAAGCPLLGLAALLAALLGTPAGAAAQQYHGEKGISVPDHGFCQPISIPLCTDIAYNQTILPNLLGHTNQEDAGLEVHQFYPLVKVQCSAELKFFLCSMYAPVCTVLEQAIPPCRSLCERARQGCEALMNKFGFQWPERLRCENFPVHGAGEICVGQNTSDAPPGPGGAAGRGATAHPTAGYLPDFLTPPQPPSGFSFSCPRQLKVPPYLGYRFLGERDCGAPCEPARPNGLMYFKEAEVRFARLWVGVWSVLCCASTLFTVLTYLVDMRRFSYPERPIIFLSGCYFMVAVAYAAGFLLEERVVCLERFSEDGYRTVAQGTKKEGCTILFMILYFFGMASSIWWVILSLTWFLAAGMKWGHEAIEANSQYFHLAAWAVPAVKTITILAMGQVDGDVLSGVCYVGIYSVDSLRGFVLAPLFVYLFIGTSFLLAGFVSLFRIRTIMKHDGTKTEKLEKLMVRIGVFSVLYTVPATIVLACYFYEQAFRGTWEKTWLLQTCKTYAVPCPSHFAPMSPDFTVFMIKYLMTMIVGITTGFWIWSGKTLQSWRRFYHRLSTGSKGETAV, encoded by the coding sequence aTGCGGGCCGGAGGCGAAGGAGGCGGcggagcggccgccgccggctgcccctTGCTGGGCCTGGCCGCGCTGCTGGCCGCCCTGCTGGGGAcccccgcgggcgcggcggcgcaGCAGTACCACGGCGAGAAGGGCATCTCCGTGCCGGACCACGGCTTCTGCCAGCCCATCTCCATCCCGCTCTGCACGGATATCGCCTACAACCAGACCATCCTGCCCAACCTGCTGGGCCACACCAACCAGGAGGACgcggggctggaggtgcaccagTTCTACCCGCTGGTCAAGGTGCAGTGCTCGGCCGAGCTCaagttcttcctctgctccatgtACGCTCCGGTGTGCACCGTGCTGGAGCAGGCCATCCCACCCTGCCGCTCCCTCTGTGAGCGGGCCCGCCAGGGCTGCGAGGCCCTCATGAACAAGTTCGGCTTCCAGTGGCCAGAGCGGCTCCGCTGCGAGAACTTCCCCGTCCACGGCGCGGGCGAAATCTGTGTGGGGCAGAACACGTCGGACGCCCCGCCGGGGCCTGGTGGTGCGGCGGGCCGGGGGGCCACGGCCCACCCCACGGCTGGCTACCTCCCCGACTTCCTCACCCCACCGCAGCCCCCCTCcggcttctccttctcctgcccccgGCAGCTCAAAGTGCCCCCTTACTTGGGCTACCGGTTCCTGGGGGAGCGGGACTGTGGGGCCCCCTGCGAGCCAGCCCGGCCCAACGGGCTCATGTACTTCAAGGAGGCGGAGGTGCGATTTGCCCGGCTGTGGGTGGGCGTGTGGTCTGTGCTCTGCTGCGCCTCCACCCTCTTCACCGTGCTCACCTACCTGGTGGACATGCGCCGTTTCAGCTACCCGGAGCGGCCCATCATCTTCCTCTCTGGCTGCTACTTCATGGTGGCAGTGGCCTACGCAGCAGGTTTCTTGCTGGAGGAGCGGGTGGTGTGCCTGGAGCGCTTCTCTGAGGATGGCTACCGCACTGTGGCCCAAGGCACCAAGAAAGAAGGCTGCACCATCCTCTTCATGATCCTCTACTTCTTCGGCATGGCCAGCTCCATCTGGTGGGTCATCCTGTCCCTCACCTGGTTCCTGGCTGCTGGCATGAAGTGGGGCCATGAGGCCATCGAGGCCAACTCCCAGTATTTCCACctggctgcctgggctgtgcCCGCTGTCAAAACCATCACCATCTTGGCCATGGGGCAGGTGGATGGGGACGTACTCAGTGGGGTGTGTTACGTAGGTATCTACAGTGTGGACTCGCTGCGGGGCTTTGTGCTGGCACCCTTGTTTGTGTACCTCTTCATTGGCACTTCCTTCTTACTTGCTGGCTTCGTGTCCTTGTTTCGCATCCGCACCATCATGAAGCATGATGGCACCAAGACAGAGAAACTGGAGAAGCTGATGGTGCGCATCGGTGTCTTCAGTGTCCTCTACACAGTGCCTGCCACCATTGTCCTGGCATGTTACTTCTACGAGCAGGCCTTCCGTGGCACCTGGGAGAAGACGTGGCTCCTCCAGACCTGCAAAACCTATGCCGTGCCCTGTCCCAGCCACTTTGCCCCTATGAGCCCGGACTTCACGGTCTTCATGATCAAGTACCTCATGACCATGATTGTTGGGATCACGACTGGCTTCTGGATCTGGTCTGGCAAAACCCTTCAGTCCTGGCGACGCTTCTACCACAGACTCAGCACCGGCAGCAAAGGCGAGACAGCAGTATGA